A genomic segment from Desulfovibrio sp. encodes:
- a CDS encoding ParB/RepB/Spo0J family partition protein — protein sequence MEDIITIIPIEEINILNPRVRNQVIAEGIKQNIWDVGLKRPITVTRRKEGKKYDLVCGQGRLEAFIAGGATEIPAIIRNVSAEDAHIMSLVENIARRNSNAIELLQSIKYLKEQGYEDNDIAKKTNLGKDYIRGILKLLEKGEEYLVNSVERGRIPLYQALIMATEGDTAVQRALAEAYESGALTGKKILAVQKIISRRKHYGKTMSVQQRTNTAISAEELIATYENGAKEKKQIISQSRYIKQILTYTSTVLRQLLNDVHFTNQLQVVGINEIPKHILDILER from the coding sequence ATGGAAGACATCATAACAATCATACCTATTGAAGAAATTAACATCCTTAACCCAAGAGTTAGAAACCAAGTAATTGCAGAAGGAATAAAGCAAAATATCTGGGATGTCGGCCTGAAGAGGCCGATTACGGTAACTCGCAGAAAAGAGGGTAAAAAATATGACTTGGTTTGTGGACAAGGCAGACTGGAAGCATTCATTGCCGGTGGAGCAACAGAAATTCCTGCCATAATACGCAATGTAAGCGCAGAAGATGCCCATATTATGAGTTTGGTAGAAAACATTGCCAGACGTAATAGCAATGCAATCGAACTACTTCAAAGCATTAAGTATTTGAAAGAGCAAGGATATGAAGATAATGATATTGCGAAAAAAACAAACCTTGGAAAAGATTACATCCGTGGAATTCTGAAGCTATTAGAGAAAGGAGAAGAATATTTGGTAAATTCAGTTGAAAGAGGAAGAATTCCACTATACCAAGCTTTAATAATGGCTACAGAAGGTGATACTGCCGTACAGAGAGCATTAGCTGAAGCATATGAGTCTGGTGCATTGACAGGAAAAAAGATCCTTGCTGTGCAAAAAATAATTTCACGGCGTAAACATTATGGAAAAACAATGTCTGTCCAGCAACGTACAAATACAGCTATTTCTGCAGAAGAGTTAATCGCAACATATGAAAATGGTGCAAAAGAGAAGAAACAAATTATTTCCCAATCAAGATATATTAAGCAAATTTTAACTTATACTTCTACAGTCCTTCGGCAACTACTTAATGATGTACATTTCACAAATCAACTACAAGTCGTAGGCATAAACGAAATTCCAAAACACATACTAGATATTCTAGAGAGGTAA
- a CDS encoding plasmid partitioning protein RepB C-terminal domain-containing protein produces the protein MPIKIKQGFKTHLIDISIADLFFTKIITPQMRQGRKYAQVLSSIREVGLIEQPVVAPLKKNGGYLLLDGHLRIVALKELGIESVTCLISTDDEAYTYNKYINRLSAIQEHRMIMKAVQSGVSEEKIANALNVDVRTIRNKRYLLEGICEQAIELLKDKPVPEPVFRALKKMKAPRQIVVAMLMNDQNKFTSSYAKALLGATNEDQLVDNGKPKKVSPMILARQARLEEESLALSKEIDSLKNQYGTEIVDVTALQAFIKKIIGNNTVAKYLQKFHEPIYDKFKEISELDIFRLRDIA, from the coding sequence ATGCCAATCAAGATTAAACAAGGCTTTAAAACCCATCTCATAGATATTTCAATTGCAGATTTATTTTTTACAAAAATAATTACTCCGCAAATGAGACAGGGGAGGAAATATGCCCAAGTTCTTTCCTCAATACGGGAAGTTGGGCTAATTGAGCAACCCGTTGTTGCACCACTCAAAAAAAATGGAGGATACCTTTTATTAGACGGGCACTTGCGCATTGTTGCCCTTAAAGAGTTGGGAATTGAGAGTGTAACCTGCCTCATTTCTACGGATGATGAAGCATATACTTACAACAAATATATAAACAGACTTTCTGCAATTCAAGAACATAGAATGATTATGAAAGCTGTTCAGTCTGGAGTTTCTGAGGAAAAAATTGCGAATGCTCTTAACGTTGACGTTCGGACAATTAGAAATAAACGATATTTACTTGAAGGCATATGTGAACAAGCCATAGAATTACTGAAAGACAAGCCCGTTCCTGAACCAGTATTTCGTGCGTTGAAAAAGATGAAAGCTCCAAGGCAAATTGTTGTTGCAATGCTAATGAATGACCAAAACAAGTTTACCTCTTCCTATGCCAAGGCATTATTGGGAGCAACCAATGAAGACCAACTCGTTGACAATGGTAAACCCAAAAAGGTTTCTCCTATGATATTGGCGCGGCAAGCTCGCCTGGAAGAAGAAAGTCTCGCACTATCCAAGGAAATTGATTCATTGAAAAACCAGTATGGAACAGAAATAGTCGACGTCACGGCATTGCAAGCATTCATTAAAAAAATTATTGGCAACAACACAGTGGCAAAATATTTACAAAAATTTCACGAGCCTATTTACGACAAGTTTAAAGAAATTTCGGAATTGGATATTTTTAGACTGCGAGACATTGCTTAA
- the dpaL gene encoding diaminopropionate ammonia-lyase, which translates to MPASLLLNPFRKVIGPNADFADVANFSPAVAQRVHEFHASFSQYRPTPLVALPGLAGELGLNGVCVKDESKRFGLNAFKVLGGSYAVARCLAQRLNLPEQGLTRSQLQGTADGKVTFISTTDGNHGRGLAWTARELGYPCIIYMPKGSEPTRRNNILALGAQCTITDLNYDDTVRMSWNLAQEKGYVMVQDTAWDGYEQIPAWIMQGYLTLAAEILDQMLAASIRPTHCFLQAGVGSFAAAAAAFLVAAMGSAAPRIILVEPHAADCFYQSALAGDGKPHAVGGSLQTLMAGLACGEPSSLAWSILKDYTTAFMSCPDYMAANGMRMLAAPVPGDEAIVSGESGAAGAGALHWLMRHPAAADQREALGLNAEASVLLISTEGDTVPHIYRSVVWQGAHADEDTHVTPRQQPE; encoded by the coding sequence ATGCCCGCCTCGCTGCTGCTCAATCCTTTTCGCAAGGTTATCGGCCCCAATGCCGACTTTGCCGATGTTGCTAATTTTTCGCCCGCCGTTGCCCAGCGCGTGCACGAATTTCATGCGTCATTCAGCCAGTACAGACCCACACCGCTGGTTGCCCTGCCCGGCCTGGCCGGAGAATTGGGGCTTAACGGCGTGTGCGTAAAGGATGAGTCCAAGCGGTTCGGGCTCAACGCCTTCAAGGTACTGGGCGGCTCATACGCTGTGGCCCGCTGCCTTGCTCAGCGCCTGAACCTGCCGGAGCAGGGCCTGACCAGAAGCCAGTTGCAGGGTACCGCCGACGGCAAAGTCACCTTTATCAGCACCACAGACGGCAACCACGGCAGGGGGCTGGCCTGGACAGCCCGCGAGTTGGGGTACCCCTGCATCATCTATATGCCCAAGGGTTCGGAACCCACCCGCCGCAACAATATTCTTGCCCTTGGGGCGCAGTGCACCATCACTGACCTCAATTACGACGACACCGTGCGCATGAGCTGGAATCTGGCGCAGGAAAAAGGCTACGTGATGGTGCAGGACACAGCCTGGGATGGTTACGAGCAGATCCCCGCCTGGATCATGCAGGGCTACCTGACCCTTGCCGCAGAAATACTGGATCAGATGCTGGCGGCCAGCATACGGCCCACCCACTGTTTCTTGCAGGCTGGCGTGGGTTCGTTTGCCGCTGCGGCGGCTGCCTTTCTTGTGGCTGCCATGGGCAGCGCCGCTCCACGCATCATACTGGTTGAACCGCACGCGGCAGACTGCTTTTACCAGTCGGCCCTTGCGGGCGACGGCAAGCCCCATGCCGTGGGCGGCAGCCTGCAAACCCTCATGGCCGGGCTGGCCTGCGGCGAGCCCAGCTCACTGGCATGGAGCATCCTTAAAGATTACACCACGGCCTTCATGTCCTGCCCGGACTACATGGCCGCCAACGGCATGCGCATGCTGGCCGCCCCGGTGCCCGGTGACGAGGCCATTGTTTCTGGCGAATCGGGCGCTGCTGGCGCGGGCGCGCTGCACTGGCTCATGCGCCACCCTGCGGCGGCAGATCAGCGCGAGGCCCTGGGACTCAACGCCGAAGCCTCGGTTCTGCTTATCAGCACTGAAGGCGACACCGTGCCACATATATATAGAAGCGTTGTGTGGCAGGGCGCACATGCGGATGAAGATACCCATGTCACGCCGCGCCAGCAGCCTGAATAG
- a CDS encoding STAS domain-containing protein, protein MQICKKMADSILHVSIAGKIDTVTAPALDRELLEDCGAAQALVLDFSQVDYISSAGLRILLRLHKRMVERQGMRIVNANETVREVFSITGFVDLFTIE, encoded by the coding sequence ATGCAGATTTGCAAAAAAATGGCTGACAGCATCCTGCATGTCAGCATTGCGGGCAAGATAGACACGGTTACCGCCCCGGCGCTGGACAGGGAGCTTCTGGAAGACTGCGGCGCGGCGCAGGCGCTGGTGCTTGATTTCAGTCAGGTAGACTATATTTCAAGTGCTGGCCTGCGCATACTGCTGCGGCTGCATAAGCGCATGGTCGAGAGGCAGGGCATGCGCATTGTCAACGCCAACGAAACCGTGCGAGAGGTGTTCAGCATTACGGGCTTTGTGGATCTGTTTACCATAGAGTAA
- a CDS encoding SpoIIE family protein phosphatase: MHKIFHKWLFICIFPAFCLTLAASYLLQTRQAEENARYMLSSNLEDGAKYLRMVVTNSAHIREMSDAGALTKARAFAAIITQNPNILNVPTLLHFLRKLLDVEELNVTDDRGVIVASTSSFVGYDMASSPQSAAFMPALRELDFALVQDIAPRGADREPFQYAGVARRDCTGIVQIGYSPRRLLEALRAAAVDEIAPRYHIGSSGFMAIAIYGAIISTGNEPAVPVGASVRSLGLLQPAGDTGVVTILGRQYLCQSMEVDGYTLFAMLPRNEVFFSRDSILLYIAACNIVLFALVFWMVSHLVKRLVINDVYRVNDDLKKITSGNLDVVLDERTTPEFGMLSDGINKTVQSLKQAILAAAGRIDAELEFARAIQCSSLPSVFPAYPEREDFDVFAVMRAAKVVGGDFYDFYLRDKNQLVIVVADVADKGIGAALFMMTAKTLIKSLAESGLSPAEIFTQANRRISAQNDQDIFLTAFLGVLDLTTGRLVCANAGHEHPLIFRRQEEHYSWLEAGHGLPLGAMGSSRYQEQAFQLAPGDRLLLYTDGVSEAESSQGTRLGLSGIENAVRGTEGMNAEKTVLTLLSRVDEFAAGVEQADDITILALEFLGQAWDELLVTADDAHLESLLAFLEEKLRAASCPAKILPLLLVAAEEVFTNIAHYAYAPEPGTVLLRCRVRPTPFQIVLQFQDSGRPFNPLHKPGPDITLPAEKRDEGGLGIAMVRRIMPRMEYTRTADGKNILTLWKQHEA; this comes from the coding sequence ATGCACAAGATCTTTCACAAGTGGCTTTTTATCTGCATTTTTCCCGCTTTTTGCCTCACGCTTGCCGCATCCTACCTGCTACAGACCCGGCAGGCCGAAGAAAACGCCCGCTACATGCTTTCCAGCAATCTGGAAGACGGCGCCAAATACCTACGCATGGTCGTCACCAACTCCGCCCATATCAGGGAAATGTCCGATGCGGGCGCTCTGACCAAGGCACGCGCCTTTGCCGCCATAATTACGCAGAATCCCAACATTCTTAATGTACCCACCCTGCTGCATTTTTTGCGCAAGCTGCTGGATGTTGAAGAACTGAACGTCACAGACGATCGAGGGGTTATCGTTGCCTCCACATCTTCCTTTGTGGGCTACGACATGGCCTCTTCGCCCCAGTCTGCCGCGTTTATGCCAGCCCTGCGTGAGCTTGATTTCGCCCTGGTGCAGGACATCGCCCCGCGCGGCGCCGACCGCGAGCCTTTTCAGTATGCCGGTGTGGCCCGCCGCGACTGTACGGGGATAGTGCAGATAGGCTATTCGCCCCGCCGCCTGCTTGAGGCCCTGCGCGCCGCGGCTGTGGACGAAATAGCCCCCCGCTACCACATTGGTTCCAGCGGTTTCATGGCTATCGCCATTTACGGGGCCATCATCAGCACCGGCAACGAGCCCGCCGTACCCGTGGGGGCCAGTGTGCGTTCACTTGGGCTGTTGCAGCCTGCGGGCGACACTGGAGTGGTGACCATTCTTGGCAGGCAGTACCTTTGCCAGAGCATGGAGGTTGACGGCTATACCCTCTTTGCCATGCTGCCCCGAAACGAGGTCTTCTTTTCGCGCGACAGCATTCTGCTGTACATAGCGGCCTGCAATATCGTGCTATTTGCCCTTGTTTTCTGGATGGTTTCGCATCTGGTCAAAAGGCTGGTCATCAACGATGTGTACCGCGTCAACGACGACCTGAAAAAAATCACCTCCGGCAATCTTGATGTGGTGCTTGACGAGCGCACCACCCCCGAATTCGGCATGCTCTCGGACGGCATCAATAAAACCGTGCAAAGCCTCAAGCAGGCCATCCTTGCCGCTGCGGGCAGAATTGACGCCGAGCTGGAATTCGCCCGGGCCATCCAGTGCTCTTCACTGCCAAGCGTTTTTCCCGCCTATCCCGAACGGGAAGACTTTGACGTCTTTGCCGTCATGCGCGCCGCCAAGGTGGTGGGCGGCGATTTTTACGATTTTTACCTGCGCGATAAAAACCAGCTGGTCATCGTGGTGGCCGATGTGGCGGACAAGGGCATCGGCGCGGCCCTGTTCATGATGACGGCCAAAACCCTCATCAAAAGCCTTGCGGAATCGGGCCTTTCACCGGCAGAGATTTTTACCCAGGCCAACAGGCGCATCAGCGCCCAGAATGATCAGGATATTTTTCTCACCGCCTTTCTGGGTGTGCTTGATCTCACCACCGGCAGACTTGTGTGCGCCAATGCGGGGCACGAGCACCCACTCATTTTCAGAAGGCAGGAAGAACATTACTCGTGGCTTGAGGCCGGTCACGGCCTGCCTCTGGGGGCCATGGGCAGCTCGCGCTACCAGGAACAGGCCTTTCAGCTGGCACCCGGCGACCGCCTGCTGCTCTACACCGACGGTGTGAGCGAGGCAGAAAGCAGCCAGGGCACGCGCCTTGGCTTAAGCGGCATAGAAAACGCCGTGCGCGGCACGGAAGGCATGAATGCGGAAAAAACCGTGCTCACCCTGTTGAGCCGGGTTGATGAATTTGCCGCTGGCGTGGAGCAGGCAGACGACATCACCATTCTGGCACTGGAATTTCTGGGGCAGGCCTGGGATGAACTGCTGGTTACCGCAGACGACGCCCACCTTGAATCTCTGCTGGCCTTTCTGGAAGAAAAACTGCGTGCAGCCAGCTGCCCCGCCAAAATCCTGCCCCTGCTGCTTGTGGCGGCAGAAGAGGTCTTTACCAACATAGCCCACTACGCCTACGCGCCAGAGCCGGGCACAGTGTTGTTGCGCTGCCGCGTGCGCCCCACGCCCTTTCAGATTGTGCTGCAGTTTCAGGACAGTGGCCGCCCCTTCAACCCGCTGCACAAGCCCGGGCCAGACATCACCCTACCCGCCGAAAAACGCGATGAGGGCGGCCTTGGCATTGCCATGGTACGGAGAATCATGCCCCGAATGGAGTACACGCGCACGGCAGACGGAAAAAACATCCTTACCCTCTGGAAGCAGCACGAAGCATGA
- the rpoB gene encoding DNA-directed RNA polymerase subunit beta, with product MGQLTKQFGKIKVSLPIPHLLNLQIDSYQKFLQEGVLDADRSPEEGLEGVFHTVFPIEDFNKTASLEFVSYEIGEPKYDQAECISKGLTYEAPMRIKVRLVVYDTDEASGNRTIRDIKEQDIYFGTLPLMTEKGTFIINGTERVIVNQLQRSPGIIFEHDGGKTHTSRKVLYSCRIIPMRGSWLDFDFDHKDILYVRIDRRRKMPATILFKAMGMSKEQILEYFYSHEHYRIESASSLFWEVRKDLYRKDNAYADIIDAQGNVIVKAGKPITKRSWRLICEAGIEAIEVRPDTLDSMFLAVDVADPKTGEVLAEAADEITAGLLDRFREAGITRIAVLHTKGTDTSSSIRDTLVQDRIPDQLKAQEEIYRRLRPSSPPTPEIAASFFDNLFRNGDYYDLSPVGRYKLNQRLNLDEADDLRTLTDHDILTAIKVLVQLKDSHGPADDIDHLGNRRVRLVGELVENQYRIGLVRMERAIKERMSLQEISTLMPHDLINPKPVAAVLKEFFGTSQLSQFMDQTNSLSEVTHKRRLSALGPGGLTRERAGFEVRDVHTSHYGRICPIETPEGPNIGLIVSLTTFAKVNDYGFIETPYRVVREARVTNDVVHLDASREGGQVVAQANARTDADGNLLDEYVTVRVKGEVEMNPREEVTLMDISPSQMVSISAALIPFLEHDDANRALMGSNMQRQAVPLLRAEKPLVGTGMEVDVARDSGACIVAPAPGKVEYVDADRLIVSYEGDVFPKQGGVRAYDLLKFHKSNQNSCFGQKPTCYPGMPVKKGQILADGPGIDEGELALGKNLVVAFMPWCGYNYEDSILISERTVREDTFTSIHIEEFEVVARDTKLGPEEITRDIPNVSEDMLRNLDESGIIRIGAAVKPDDILVGKITPKGETQLTPEEKLLRAIFGEKARDVKNTSLKVPPGVEGTIIDVKVFNRRSGEKDDRTLAIETHDTGVLDQKESDHLRALSDRTRVQLAPHVLGKQIAAAVPGKKKGEVLADVGAALTEEALEQIPVKKLAGLFKSKEVNDAVADVLKSYDQQVEYLKAIYDSKREKVTEGDDLPPGVIKMVKVHIAIKRKLSVGDKMAGRHGNKGVVSCILPEEDMPFFADGRPVDIVLNPLGVPSRMNIGQIMETHLGWGAKELGRQLAELVDSGAAMQVVREELKGVYNSPEISSLVDTMSDEEFKASVLKLRNGIVTKTPVFDGATEEEIWGWMEKAGLANDGKTTLYDGRTGVPFKNRVTTGVMYILKLHHLVDEKIHARSTGPYSLVTQQPLGGKAQFGGQRLGEMEVWALEAYGAAYLLQEFLTVKSDDVTGRVKMYEKIVKGDNFLEAGLPESFNVLVKELMSLGLNVTLHQEEGKKKPKRVGFMREREEEA from the coding sequence ATGGGCCAGCTCACCAAACAGTTCGGCAAAATCAAGGTTTCCCTCCCTATCCCACATCTGCTGAATCTGCAGATAGATTCTTACCAGAAATTCCTTCAGGAAGGCGTTTTAGATGCCGACCGCAGCCCAGAGGAAGGGCTGGAAGGTGTATTCCACACCGTCTTCCCCATTGAGGATTTCAATAAGACCGCCAGTCTTGAATTCGTCAGTTATGAAATTGGCGAACCCAAGTACGACCAGGCCGAGTGCATTTCCAAGGGGCTGACCTACGAGGCTCCCATGCGCATCAAGGTGCGCCTGGTGGTTTATGACACCGATGAAGCTTCGGGCAACCGCACCATCCGCGACATCAAAGAGCAGGATATCTATTTTGGTACCCTGCCCCTGATGACGGAAAAGGGCACGTTTATCATCAACGGCACCGAACGCGTCATTGTTAACCAGTTGCAGCGTTCGCCGGGCATCATCTTTGAGCACGACGGCGGCAAGACTCACACCAGCCGCAAGGTGCTCTATTCGTGCCGCATCATTCCCATGCGCGGTTCGTGGCTCGACTTTGATTTCGACCACAAGGACATCCTGTACGTTCGTATCGACCGCCGCCGCAAGATGCCCGCCACCATCCTGTTCAAGGCCATGGGCATGAGCAAGGAACAGATCCTTGAATACTTCTACTCGCACGAGCACTACCGCATCGAGTCGGCCAGCAGCCTGTTCTGGGAAGTACGCAAAGACCTGTACCGCAAGGACAACGCCTACGCCGATATCATCGACGCCCAGGGCAATGTCATCGTCAAGGCTGGCAAGCCCATCACCAAGCGCAGCTGGCGCCTGATCTGTGAAGCTGGCATTGAAGCCATCGAGGTTCGCCCCGATACGCTCGATTCCATGTTCCTTGCCGTTGACGTGGCCGACCCCAAGACTGGCGAAGTTCTGGCCGAAGCCGCCGACGAAATCACCGCCGGTCTGCTCGACCGCTTCCGCGAAGCAGGCATCACCCGCATTGCAGTGCTGCATACCAAGGGTACCGATACTTCTTCGTCCATCCGCGACACCCTGGTTCAGGACCGCATTCCCGACCAGCTCAAGGCACAGGAAGAAATCTACCGTCGTCTGCGTCCGTCTTCTCCGCCTACCCCGGAAATTGCGGCCAGCTTCTTTGACAACCTGTTCCGCAATGGCGACTACTACGACCTTTCGCCCGTGGGCCGTTACAAGCTTAACCAGCGTCTTAACCTGGACGAAGCCGACGACCTGCGCACGCTGACCGACCACGACATCCTCACCGCCATCAAGGTGCTGGTGCAGTTGAAGGACAGCCACGGCCCGGCCGACGATATCGACCACCTTGGCAACCGCCGCGTGCGCCTGGTTGGCGAACTGGTTGAAAACCAGTACCGCATCGGCCTGGTGCGCATGGAACGCGCCATCAAGGAACGCATGAGCCTGCAGGAAATTTCCACGCTCATGCCCCACGACCTTATCAACCCCAAGCCTGTGGCGGCCGTGCTGAAGGAATTCTTTGGCACCTCGCAGCTGTCGCAGTTCATGGACCAGACCAACTCGCTCTCCGAAGTGACGCACAAGCGTCGTCTTTCGGCCCTGGGCCCCGGCGGTCTTACCCGTGAACGCGCAGGCTTTGAAGTGCGCGACGTGCACACCTCGCACTATGGCCGTATCTGCCCCATCGAAACACCTGAAGGCCCGAACATCGGTCTTATCGTTTCGCTGACCACCTTTGCCAAGGTGAACGACTACGGCTTTATCGAAACGCCCTACCGCGTTGTGCGTGAGGCCCGTGTTACCAACGATGTTGTGCACCTCGATGCCTCGCGCGAAGGTGGTCAGGTTGTGGCTCAGGCCAACGCCCGCACCGATGCCGATGGCAACCTGCTTGACGAATACGTTACCGTGCGCGTCAAGGGCGAAGTGGAAATGAACCCGCGTGAAGAAGTGACCCTGATGGACATTTCGCCCAGCCAGATGGTCTCCATCTCTGCCGCGCTCATTCCCTTCCTGGAGCACGACGACGCCAACCGCGCGCTCATGGGTTCGAACATGCAGCGTCAGGCCGTGCCCCTGCTTCGTGCCGAAAAGCCCCTCGTGGGCACTGGCATGGAAGTGGACGTGGCCCGCGACTCTGGCGCGTGCATTGTTGCGCCCGCTCCCGGCAAGGTGGAATATGTGGATGCCGACCGCCTTATCGTTTCGTACGAAGGCGACGTGTTTCCCAAGCAGGGTGGCGTGCGCGCCTATGACCTGCTGAAGTTCCACAAGTCGAACCAGAACTCGTGCTTTGGGCAAAAGCCCACCTGCTACCCCGGCATGCCTGTGAAAAAGGGCCAGATTCTGGCCGACGGCCCCGGTATTGACGAAGGCGAACTGGCCCTCGGCAAAAACCTGGTGGTCGCCTTCATGCCCTGGTGCGGTTACAACTACGAAGACTCCATCCTTATCTCCGAGCGCACCGTTCGCGAAGACACCTTTACCTCCATTCATATTGAAGAATTCGAGGTCGTGGCCCGCGATACCAAGCTTGGACCCGAGGAAATCACCCGCGATATTCCCAACGTCAGCGAAGACATGCTGCGCAACCTCGACGAGAGCGGCATCATCCGCATCGGCGCGGCTGTAAAGCCCGATGACATTCTTGTGGGCAAAATCACCCCCAAGGGCGAAACCCAGCTTACGCCTGAAGAAAAGCTGCTCCGCGCTATCTTCGGCGAAAAGGCCCGGGATGTGAAAAACACCTCCCTAAAGGTTCCCCCGGGAGTGGAAGGCACCATCATCGACGTGAAGGTCTTCAACCGCCGCTCTGGTGAAAAAGACGACCGTACGCTGGCCATTGAGACCCACGACACGGGCGTGCTGGACCAGAAGGAATCTGACCACCTTCGCGCCTTGTCTGACCGCACCCGCGTGCAGCTTGCTCCGCATGTGCTCGGCAAACAGATTGCCGCCGCGGTGCCCGGCAAGAAAAAGGGCGAAGTGCTGGCCGACGTGGGCGCAGCCCTGACCGAAGAAGCCCTGGAACAGATCCCCGTCAAAAAGCTTGCGGGCCTGTTCAAGAGCAAGGAAGTCAACGACGCAGTGGCCGACGTGCTCAAGTCATACGACCAGCAGGTTGAATACCTGAAGGCCATTTACGACTCCAAGCGCGAAAAGGTCACCGAAGGCGACGATCTGCCCCCTGGCGTTATCAAGATGGTCAAGGTTCACATTGCCATCAAGCGTAAGCTTTCAGTGGGCGATAAAATGGCCGGCCGCCACGGTAACAAGGGTGTTGTTTCCTGCATTCTGCCGGAAGAAGACATGCCCTTCTTTGCCGACGGTCGCCCCGTTGACATCGTGCTGAACCCCCTGGGCGTGCCTTCGCGTATGAACATCGGCCAGATCATGGAAACCCACCTCGGGTGGGGCGCCAAGGAACTGGGCCGTCAGCTGGCCGAGCTGGTTGATTCCGGCGCAGCTATGCAGGTTGTGCGCGAAGAGCTGAAGGGCGTCTACAACTCGCCCGAAATCAGCTCGCTGGTTGACACCATGAGCGACGAGGAGTTCAAGGCCTCTGTGCTCAAGCTGCGCAACGGTATTGTGACCAAAACCCCTGTGTTCGACGGTGCTACCGAAGAAGAAATCTGGGGCTGGATGGAAAAGGCTGGCCTTGCCAACGACGGCAAAACCACCCTTTACGACGGCCGCACGGGTGTTCCCTTCAAGAACCGCGTGACCACCGGTGTTATGTATATTCTCAAGCTGCACCATCTGGTTGACGAAAAGATCCACGCCCGCTCCACCGGCCCCTACTCGCTGGTGACGCAGCAGCCCCTTGGCGGTAAAGCCCAGTTCGGCGGCCAGCGTCTTGGTGAAATGGAAGTTTGGGCACTGGAAGCTTACGGCGCGGCCTATCTGTTGCAGGAATTCCTCACGGTCAAGTCGGACGACGTGACCGGACGCGTGAAGATGTACGAAAAGATCGTCAAGGGAGACAACTTCCTTGAAGCCGGTCTGCCCGAATCCTTCAACGTGTTGGTGAAGGAACTCATGAGCCTTGGCCTCAACGTGACCCTGCATCAGGAAGAAGGCAAGAAGAAGCCCAAACGCGTGGGCTTTATGAGAGAACGCGAGGAAGAGGCGTAA